Proteins encoded by one window of Lates calcarifer isolate ASB-BC8 linkage group LG5, TLL_Latcal_v3, whole genome shotgun sequence:
- the rps15a gene encoding 40S ribosomal protein S15a, with protein MVRMNVLADALKCINNAEKRGKRQVLIRPCSKVIVRFLTVMMKHGYIGEFEIIDDHRAGKIVVNLTGRLNKCGVISPRFDLQLKDLEKWQNNLLPSRQFGYIVLTTSAGIMDHEEARRKHTGGKILGFFF; from the exons ATGGTGCGCATGAACGTTCTCGCGGATGCTCTGAAATGCATCAACAACGCTGAGAAGCGTGGGAAACGCCAGGTCCTCATCAGGCCTTGCTCCAAGGTTATTGTGCGCTTCCTAACCGTCATGATGAAGCACG GTTACATTGGTGAGTTTGAGATCATTGATGACCACAGAGCCGGAAAAATCGTCGTCAATCTCACAGGCAGGCTGAACAAG tgtggtgTGATCAGCCCACGTTTTGATCTCCAGCTCAAGGACTTGGAGAAGTGGCAGAACAACCTGCTGCCCTCAAGACAGTTTGG ATACATTGTGCTGACCACCTCAGCTGGCATCATGGACCATGAAGAGGCCAGACGGAAACACACAGGAGGCAAAATCCTTGGAttctttttctaa